Proteins from a single region of bacterium:
- a CDS encoding efflux RND transporter periplasmic adaptor subunit — protein QILGERETGRAEGALSWIASHVNERTRMVEARIELDNKNGAFRAGQFVTAHLEAGARSAAVAVPRGAVQRVGAENVVFVRTSPGTYEPRSVRVGRSHESLVEIDGPVGDDDEVVTVGAFLLKTEISKENIGAGCCEIETGKS, from the coding sequence CAAATACTGGGCGAGCGCGAGACGGGACGGGCCGAGGGCGCGCTTTCGTGGATCGCGTCGCACGTCAACGAACGCACGCGCATGGTCGAGGCGCGCATCGAGTTGGATAACAAAAACGGCGCGTTTCGCGCCGGGCAGTTCGTGACGGCGCATCTTGAAGCGGGTGCGCGGTCGGCGGCGGTCGCCGTGCCGCGCGGCGCGGTGCAGCGCGTGGGGGCGGAGAACGTCGTGTTCGTCCGCACGTCGCCCGGCACGTACGAGCCTCGCTCGGTGCGCGTGGGGCGCTCGCACGAATCGCTCGTGGAGATCGACGGGCCGGTGGGCGACGACGACGAGGTGGTGACGGTCGGCGCGTTTCTGCTGAAAACGGAAATCAGCAAGGAGAATATCGGCGCGGGCTGCTGCGAGATCGAGACGGGCAAGAGCTGA